The region CTACGTCCGCCGCGCGCCTGGACCGGGTCGACACCGCCCGCGAGCACTGCCAGGCCCTCGACCACTACCGTTCGCTGCCTCCAGCGCTGCGGCAAGACCAGCACTTCCACGGCAGCGGTGTAGGGACCGTCCTCCGATTGGGTCTCAGGGTTGTCCCACTGGAACTCGATCACCCGTTCGACCGACTTGCGTCCTTACGTCACCTGGCCACACCACGCCGACTAAGGTGGCCCGCCGTGGAGCCGACGAACCCCCGCACCGACCCGACCGACGCCCTGTCCTCCGTGCCCGCGGCCGGGGCACGACGCGGCGTCGCCCCCACCGGCCGGCTGCGCTTCTTCTTCGGCCCGATGGACTGCGGCAAGTCCACCCTCGCCCTCCAGATCGACCACAACCAGGCCCGCCAGGGCCGCAGCGGCCTCCTGCTGGTCCGCCACGACCGGTCCGGCACCCCCACCATCTCCAGCCGGATGGGCCTGGCCCGCAACGCCGTCGAGGTCCACGAGGACATGGACCTGTGCGCGCTGGTCCGGGAGCACTGGGCGGCCGGCACCCGGGTCGACTACGTCATCGTCGACGAGGCCCAGTTCCTGTCCCCCGGCCAGGTCGACCAGCTCGCCGAACTCGCCGACGACGCCCAGCTCGACGTCTACTGC is a window of Saccharothrix espanaensis DSM 44229 DNA encoding:
- a CDS encoding thymidine kinase, whose protein sequence is MEPTNPRTDPTDALSSVPAAGARRGVAPTGRLRFFFGPMDCGKSTLALQIDHNQARQGRSGLLLVRHDRSGTPTISSRMGLARNAVEVHEDMDLCALVREHWAAGTRVDYVIVDEAQFLSPGQVDQLAELADDAQLDVYCFGLATDFRSAMFPGSRRLFELADELSAIQVEVLCWCGHPGRFNARVHDGDLVRAGDTVLVADTAQTAAEVRYQVLCRRHYRTGELGPSPVDNRQLSLT